From a region of the Triticum aestivum cultivar Chinese Spring chromosome 7D, IWGSC CS RefSeq v2.1, whole genome shotgun sequence genome:
- the LOC123165069 gene encoding uncharacterized protein, whose amino-acid sequence MAAATLRWVIQMHQDVPRAARFYAEGLDFSVNVCTLRFAELQSGPLKLALMHTNDSTLATQRAYSSMLSFTVPDITSTVTKLMSLGAELDGPIKYEIHGKVAALRCIDGHVLGLYEPA is encoded by the exons ATGGCGGCGGCAACGCTGCGTTGGGTGATCCAGATGCACCAGGACGTGCCGCGGGCTGCACGATTCTACGCAGAAGGGCTGGACTTCAGTGTCAACGTCTGCACACTCCGTTTTGCAGAGCTCCAGTCAGGGCCGCTCAAGCTAGCGCTCATGCACACAAATGACAG TACCCTTGCAACGCAGAGAGCCTATTCTTCGATGCTGTCCTTCACCGTACCAGACATAACCAGCACAGTAACAAAACTAATGTCTCTCGGAGCGGAGTTGGACGGGCCGATCAAATACGAGATCCATGGGAAA GTTGCGGCCTTACGATGCATCGACGGCCACGTGCTAGGCCTGTACGAGCCAGCCTGA